A region of the Scylla paramamosain isolate STU-SP2022 chromosome 24, ASM3559412v1, whole genome shotgun sequence genome:
CCCAACACTTATGAAGCAATACATGGTAGTCCAGTTCAACTAGGTCAAGATCACAGGAGGCTCAGTAACCCTCCCTTTCCACTCTAGACACACAACAGGGTTATCATCATGAAGTAGTAGTTGAGTCATCACAATCTGCCCGAGACCCAGAAAATGGTTGGGTAAAAGACAGGTCAGTGAATGAGAGTGGTTTAGGATGCAGAGGTCAGCTTGCTGTGGATGATAGAGGTCTTCCTGACAGGCACTGACTCTGGGGTGGGGATGGCCTCACCGGTGGGTTGGGCAAGCAGCGGTGGCATCCTGGACTTGCTAGCAGGTTTCTGCTTGGCCATCTGGTAGTCTCCAGAGTCAAAATATTTTTGCTGGTGTGGGAATGATTAGAATCAAATCAATCATGTAGGGTAAGCAATGAATCATATATTAttgtatataatttatattaaaaaatttCTTAAAACTTAGTTATGTATTGTACTCAAAACCTTTCTTCAACAGGGCTTCTCTAGTCAACGATGGACTGAACTAACAGAATTATACATGTACTAATAATAGCATGCTCCATCGTGTCTTTcttatgagaagaaaaagataatgatgcaTATCCAATATTACATTAATTTCATGGTGATTTTACaggtaacaaaaaaatagttaaacATTCTAGCAGAATGCATTCTAGGAGCACCAACAAGACTTCATTCAGTATATTATACTCTAGCTCTAAATTCATACTACTCTCTTTACAATATATCCCACTGTGCATACTAACCCCTTTGGTGAGCCTCTTCTGTAGGAAGGCAGAGTGTCCTGCCATGGGGGGGTACTTAGGGTACTTAGATCTCAGCTTGGCCTCCTCAGCTGCCTCTACCATGGCTGCAGTTGGGGCTGCTGGGGTGGCCTACAGCAGAGAGAAATATCTCATATCTATGCACCGAGTTCTAAAACACCAATTATAATAAAAGCGAGCaacattttatttcatatttgttATACAAGgtgtaacacaagtttctgtggatattaccagaggtgaaagtacaggttattccaagttgaaaatgttctatgcatgcatgcattttgaggtGTTGTTTGGCTGTggcatgaaattcaagtgtggtcTGGTGACATACAACAGCTGGACCAGGCAGGTAACCATGGTGGAGAAACACCCtttccacacactccacattaTGCAATACAATCTGAACGTATTCACTGCCACTGTCTTGGAGGGAAACTGAGCAATCTGACTAACAATCAGCTGATTTGCTGCTAGCCTCATTCCTTCCCACTTCCTGCCCAGGCAGGCAATGCATGGTGCCATGCAGACTATTACtttatttgtcatttattaCATCCATACTATCATTGTGTAATGTTCATCAGTAATTGGTAGTGGTCCACTGTTGTCACTTGTCTCACCATGTGATACTGTAAAGCTccaaaacttgtagaaatcaTGACTGAATTATTCAGAATTTCAGATCCTTGCCTTGGATACCCACCTGACTCGGCCATTGTATCTGTCGCCAGGCCACATGAATTTCATGCTATGGGTAAACAACACCTTAAAATGCATGCCTGCATACAACATTTTCCACTTAGAATAACCTGTATTTTCACCTCTGGCAATATCCACAGAAACTCGTGTTATACCTTGTATATCATTATCACGTGAAACACAAATTAATtagcaattaaaaaagaaaaactcaaatTTTTTCTGTACTAGAAGTATACATTAGCCTTGAAACTTTGTCATTTACTAATTAGTATTTCTACAGTTGATTAATTTGAAAATTACAATTTTTGTAAACATCAGGCAAAATATCAGCTTCATAATAAATGTATTCttacaaaatgtcaaaatacagtCATCTCTCTTCTATCATGACGGATAATCAGTACCCAAATTGTTCACTGCCTCCAATGCTGCTTCAATCAtgcccaccctctccctctccaccctggAGACCAGCAAACCGTCGACCTTACAAATTGTTGAAGCAAAGGCCCCAGGAGTTTGACAGCTCTATTTCCTGGGAGGCCTACTGAGCATAGTTTGAGTTGCTGGCTGGTGCTCTAGGCTGGAGTCTGAAGAAGATCACCTTGCAGCTGGTGGGGGCACTGAAGGGATCAATGCTGGAAATAATGAACCAACTGCCAGCCTCCACTCATACCTAATACAGTGAGGTAGCAGGGGCCCTGAAGAAGAGGTACAGGCACCAGCATCAATCTGAAGTGTACCACATGAAGTTCAAGGCCAGGATTAAGGGCCCTAGATTGTCCTTAACCCACCTCGTGCAGGATTTATAAGTGTTGGTGCACAGGGCACACCCAGATGCTGAGGACGACATGTTGTAGATCCTGCTGAGGGACCAGTTTGTAGAAATGATGGACAGTGTGCAGGTCCACATCTACATCCAGTAGGCTCACAACAAAACACTGCTGGAGGCTCTAGCTTGAGGCCTTGAGCTGGAGCCTATACTGCAGAACAGTACTTAGGGCACTTGCTCCTCTGACTTGCT
Encoded here:
- the LOC135112599 gene encoding cAMP-regulated phosphoprotein 19-B-like — its product is MSDSENKEETSSPVEKKPEEAEESQKEATPAAPTAAMVEAAEEAKLRSKYPKYPPMAGHSAFLQKRLTKGQKYFDSGDYQMAKQKPASKSRMPPLLAQPTGEAIPTPESVPVRKTSIIHSKLTSAS